Proteins encoded within one genomic window of Oikeobacillus pervagus:
- a CDS encoding fumarylacetoacetate hydrolase family protein, with product MKFVSYLYNQEEQFGVWDEDQKGIWNLQAIQEKYGKKLLPNKLVEAIDPKYSLIETVKELLAFGKEHKTSSFLQNVEEIEWLAPIPRPTKNIVCIGKNYREHAIELGGEESIPSDLMVFTKAPTTVTSHQASIPSYSEVTDALDYEGELAIIIGKKGINIAKEDALDYLFGLTIINDITARDIQKRHKQFFLGKSLDQTCPMGPWIVTKDEVPHPESLEIETKVNGEVRQQSNTKYFIFPIDEIISTLSKGMTLEPGDIIATGTPAGVGLGFDPPKLLKSGDEIEITIQQVGTLFNRVN from the coding sequence TTGAAATTTGTTTCCTATTTGTATAATCAGGAGGAACAATTTGGTGTTTGGGATGAGGATCAAAAAGGGATCTGGAACTTACAGGCCATTCAAGAGAAATACGGTAAAAAGCTTCTACCCAATAAATTAGTGGAAGCCATCGATCCGAAATATTCACTTATCGAAACAGTAAAAGAATTATTAGCCTTCGGGAAAGAGCATAAGACATCATCCTTTTTGCAAAATGTTGAAGAAATTGAATGGTTAGCCCCGATTCCTCGTCCAACTAAAAACATTGTTTGTATTGGAAAGAATTACCGTGAGCATGCAATTGAACTAGGCGGAGAAGAAAGTATTCCAAGTGATTTAATGGTTTTTACAAAAGCACCGACAACGGTTACATCCCATCAAGCATCTATTCCTTCCTATTCAGAGGTTACAGATGCCCTAGACTATGAAGGCGAATTGGCTATTATTATTGGGAAAAAAGGAATAAATATTGCAAAGGAGGACGCATTGGACTACTTATTTGGTTTGACCATCATTAATGATATAACAGCAAGAGATATACAAAAACGACATAAACAATTTTTCCTTGGAAAAAGCTTAGATCAAACTTGTCCAATGGGTCCGTGGATCGTAACAAAAGATGAAGTACCTCATCCAGAATCTCTTGAAATCGAAACGAAAGTCAATGGAGAGGTTCGCCAGCAATCCAATACGAAATATTTTATTTTTCCAATAGATGAGATTATTTCTACTCTATCAAAGGGAATGACATTGGAACCGGGCGATATTATTGCTACTGGAACTCCTGCTGGGGTCGGCTTAGGATTTGATCCTCCGAAACTATTAAAGTCAGGGGACGAAATCGAAATTACCATTCAACAAGTAGGTACGCTTTTCAATAGAGTGAACTAA
- a CDS encoding YisL family protein, protein MDSAIFTNTHLHITTWVIGIILFFVAVSLIKGGNEKGSKIVQMILRLFYLLILFSGIMLFIKFHEINDMLYGMKMLFGIIVIGLMEMVLARAKKGKSTGMFFTIFVIVFLIVLYLGFKLPIGLGFFA, encoded by the coding sequence GTGGATTCTGCTATATTTACAAATACCCATCTTCATATTACTACATGGGTAATTGGTATTATTTTATTCTTTGTTGCCGTATCATTAATAAAAGGTGGAAATGAGAAGGGCTCGAAAATTGTTCAAATGATTTTAAGATTATTCTATCTGCTTATTTTATTCAGTGGAATCATGTTGTTCATTAAATTCCACGAAATTAATGATATGCTGTATGGCATGAAAATGTTATTTGGGATCATCGTCATTGGGCTAATGGAAATGGTATTAGCTCGTGCGAAAAAAGGCAAAAGTACTGGAATGTTTTTCACCATTTTTGTCATTGTTTTCTTAATTGTTCTTTATTTAGGTTTTAAATTACCGATAGGACTTGGTTTCTTTGCTTAA